Proteins encoded within one genomic window of Candidatus Zixiibacteriota bacterium:
- a CDS encoding metal ABC transporter ATP-binding protein has translation MSMDCHPIIEFEHVYFRYNGEYVLEDVSLHVHEREFGWIVGPNGGGKTTLVKLILGLVQPTQGLVRVFGGPPSAARGRIGYMPQRLDLDRNYPARAIDVVLMGRLGPSNRFGFYSREDRRIAEESLAQVGLDGLAEREFSELSGGQQRRLFVARALAVQPECLILDEPTANLDPLVQSELYKLLQKLNEKIAIVLISHDPAFVAESVEQVICVKKNVHVHPTGKLSDDLLKALYGPGDLRIVRHDVQEKGHPHD, from the coding sequence ATGAGTATGGACTGTCATCCGATAATCGAATTCGAGCATGTTTATTTTCGCTACAACGGTGAGTATGTGCTCGAAGATGTCTCGCTGCACGTACACGAGCGGGAGTTCGGCTGGATCGTCGGTCCCAACGGCGGCGGGAAAACAACGCTGGTGAAGTTGATCCTCGGACTGGTTCAACCGACTCAGGGACTGGTTCGTGTATTTGGAGGGCCACCCTCAGCCGCACGAGGTCGGATCGGTTATATGCCGCAACGGCTCGATCTTGACCGCAATTACCCGGCTCGAGCCATTGATGTGGTTCTGATGGGACGATTGGGACCGTCCAATCGTTTTGGATTCTATTCGAGGGAAGATCGACGGATAGCGGAGGAATCGTTGGCGCAAGTGGGACTTGACGGTTTAGCGGAGCGGGAGTTCTCGGAGTTGTCCGGAGGGCAACAGCGGCGGTTGTTCGTGGCGCGTGCTTTAGCGGTGCAGCCGGAGTGTTTGATTCTTGATGAACCGACGGCCAATCTCGATCCGCTGGTGCAGTCGGAATTATACAAGTTACTCCAGAAGCTCAATGAAAAAATAGCGATAGTTCTTATCTCGCACGACCCGGCCTTCGTGGCGGAGTCGGTGGAGCAGGTGATCTGCGTTAAGAAAAATGTGCATGTCCATCCGACCGGTAAGCTCTCCGATGACTTGCTCAAGGCGCTCTACGGTCCCGGAGATTTGCGGATCGTTCGCCATGATGTACAAGAGAAAGGACATCCGCATGACTGA
- a CDS encoding zinc ABC transporter substrate-binding protein, producing MKRAIFIAGLAMVVLLGGITEAKDPSCFVSILPLADFVEQVSGYGIEAEVLVGPGQSPATFEPTPQQMARLVEADLLFVTGMPFEQRLVEKLAEMKTGLKIVDLRQGIDLIKTEESEHENPDHHDHGEYDPHVWLDPDNVKIMAGTIAQALKEIAPERIHSLEAGRTVFCERLDSVKTEVAASLEGLSNRTLYVFHPAYGYFCRAFGLKQVAVEIEGKEPSARQLADLIDRARAEQVKVIFVQPQFSQKSAQAIAEAIGAVVVPIDPLARDYIDNLHEIASRIKEGLSSRGQ from the coding sequence ATGAAACGTGCGATTTTCATAGCTGGGTTGGCGATGGTTGTTCTCCTGGGGGGCATAACAGAGGCGAAAGATCCCAGTTGTTTCGTGAGTATTCTGCCGTTAGCCGATTTCGTGGAGCAGGTGTCGGGATACGGGATCGAGGCCGAAGTGCTGGTGGGACCGGGGCAGTCGCCGGCGACGTTCGAGCCGACGCCTCAGCAAATGGCGCGACTGGTCGAGGCGGATCTGCTTTTCGTTACCGGAATGCCGTTCGAACAGCGACTCGTTGAAAAACTGGCGGAGATGAAAACCGGTTTGAAAATAGTCGACCTTCGACAGGGCATCGATTTGATCAAAACCGAAGAGTCCGAACATGAAAACCCGGATCATCACGACCACGGTGAATACGATCCGCATGTCTGGCTCGATCCCGATAACGTCAAAATCATGGCCGGGACGATAGCCCAGGCGTTGAAGGAAATAGCACCTGAGCGTATCCATAGTCTGGAAGCGGGGCGCACCGTTTTCTGTGAGCGACTGGATTCGGTTAAGACCGAAGTGGCCGCCAGCCTGGAGGGATTGTCGAACAGAACCCTGTACGTGTTCCATCCGGCGTACGGTTATTTCTGCCGGGCTTTCGGGCTGAAGCAGGTAGCCGTGGAGATCGAGGGAAAAGAGCCTTCGGCGCGGCAGTTGGCGGATTTGATCGACCGGGCGCGGGCCGAACAGGTTAAAGTGATTTTCGTTCAGCCGCAGTTTTCACAGAAAAGCGCACAGGCTATTGCCGAGGCAATCGGGGCGGTGGTGGTGCCGATCGATCCCCTGGCGCGGGATTATATCGACAATCTTCACGAGATAGCTTCTCGCATCAAAGAAGGACTTAGTAGCCGGGGGCAATGA
- a CDS encoding universal stress protein, producing the protein MQVYRNILVAMDCSEVDDFIVDHVSKLARQNKAKVFLIHVVHSHTLDQDRALREQAEAALSVHLKRLRDEGIEVEAIVRSGEPDEQILKEIDEHDYDLVAMATHGHSFVGKLLFGSVSRTLKHKINVPLLIVRPSR; encoded by the coding sequence ATGCAGGTCTATCGCAATATCCTGGTGGCAATGGACTGTTCCGAGGTTGATGATTTCATCGTCGATCATGTTTCCAAACTCGCCCGGCAGAACAAAGCGAAGGTGTTTCTTATTCATGTCGTGCACTCGCACACGCTGGATCAGGACCGGGCGTTGCGCGAGCAGGCCGAAGCGGCGCTGTCGGTTCATCTGAAACGCCTGCGAGATGAGGGGATCGAGGTGGAGGCGATCGTGCGCAGCGGTGAACCGGATGAGCAGATTCTGAAAGAAATAGACGAACACGACTACGATCTGGTCGCGATGGCCACACACGGACATTCGTTTGTCGGGAAGCTGCTGTTCGGGAGTGTCTCGCGTACACTCAAACACAAGATCAATGTGCCGCTGTTGATCGTTCGGCCAAGCCGGTAA
- a CDS encoding Nramp family divalent metal transporter, whose translation MKAMLPGMSQNDAAAAKTEKKFPLKTLLSFLGPGFLVTVGFIDPGNWATNIEGGSRFGYDLLWVITLSTAMLIVIQHMAAKLGIATGKSLAVNIREQFSRPVTAFLGITIILACVATDVAELVGGAIGFNLLIGVPLWVGAALTVLLEVFLIISQRYHRLEMTMMGFLGVIGLCYIAELVIVDPDWLELAPAVVVPKINRGSVYVAMAILGAVVMPHNIFLHSNVIHSRKWGISENEKMKALRFERADTMLAMIMGWIVNSAMIIVAAAVFFRNNVAVDSIEQASATLKPLAGPLAGFLFAFALVFAGVGSSVTSSMAEVNVITGFLGKPEDPRTWLYRISIFITAIPSFLIILFSVDTYHILIFSQVVLSIQLPFTLIPLLILCRNRKLMGQFRSGRREFTAAVIISVIVVMLNLYLLHSIIAGGG comes from the coding sequence ATGAAAGCTATGCTCCCTGGCATGAGTCAAAACGATGCCGCGGCGGCCAAAACCGAGAAGAAGTTCCCGCTTAAAACACTCCTGAGTTTCCTCGGACCGGGATTTCTCGTGACGGTGGGATTCATCGATCCCGGCAACTGGGCCACCAATATCGAGGGAGGCTCGCGGTTCGGTTATGACCTCCTCTGGGTAATCACGCTCAGCACGGCGATGTTGATCGTGATTCAGCACATGGCGGCTAAACTCGGGATTGCCACCGGTAAATCGCTCGCGGTGAATATCCGAGAGCAGTTTTCGAGACCGGTAACGGCATTCCTCGGGATCACGATTATTCTCGCCTGTGTGGCGACCGATGTGGCTGAACTGGTCGGCGGTGCGATCGGATTTAACCTGCTGATCGGTGTGCCGCTTTGGGTCGGCGCCGCCCTGACCGTTCTGTTAGAAGTATTTCTGATCATCTCGCAGCGATATCATCGTCTCGAAATGACTATGATGGGATTCCTCGGTGTGATCGGTCTTTGTTACATAGCGGAGTTGGTAATTGTCGATCCTGACTGGCTCGAATTAGCTCCGGCGGTGGTCGTCCCGAAAATCAATCGCGGCAGCGTTTATGTCGCAATGGCGATTCTCGGTGCCGTGGTAATGCCGCACAATATCTTTCTTCATTCAAACGTGATCCACAGCCGGAAGTGGGGGATCTCCGAGAACGAGAAGATGAAGGCGTTGCGTTTCGAGCGGGCTGACACGATGCTGGCCATGATCATGGGATGGATCGTAAACTCCGCGATGATTATCGTGGCCGCAGCGGTATTCTTTCGCAACAATGTGGCAGTCGACAGTATCGAGCAGGCCTCCGCGACTCTCAAGCCTCTGGCCGGTCCGCTGGCCGGTTTCCTGTTCGCTTTCGCGCTGGTGTTTGCCGGGGTGGGCTCCTCGGTAACTTCCTCGATGGCTGAGGTGAACGTAATCACAGGATTCCTGGGCAAACCGGAGGATCCGCGGACGTGGCTTTATAGAATCTCGATTTTCATCACGGCGATACCGTCGTTTTTGATAATTCTGTTTTCCGTCGACACGTATCATATTCTGATATTCAGTCAGGTGGTACTTAGCATCCAACTACCGTTTACGTTGATTCCGTTGCTGATTCTCTGTCGTAACCGGAAGTTGATGGGACAATTTCGCAGCGGTCGCCGGGAGTTCACGGCGGCTGTGATAATATCGGTGATTGTAGTCATGTTGAATTTATATCTGCTTCATTCGATAATCGCCGGAGGAGGCTGA
- a CDS encoding TIGR01458 family HAD-type hydrolase → MSDFDIKSIKGFLFDLDGVCYIGRNPIPGAADAVLSLKQDRIPVRFCTNTTVLSNESFQKKLNGLGLPIEPGEIFGAISAAQAYLRALGSPRCYILLTDDPKQDFVEFPQDDRNPEIVLVGDVCKAWSYDLMHRVFLQIMNGARLVALHKGRYWQTEEGLRMDIGAFVAGLEYVTGRTATIIGKPSAEFFRLAIADMGLRPEEVAMVGDDINSDIGGAQATGMRGILVRTGKYRPELVERSSITPDLIIDSVVDLPGLLG, encoded by the coding sequence GTGTCTGATTTCGATATCAAATCGATCAAGGGTTTTCTGTTTGACCTTGATGGAGTGTGTTATATCGGCCGCAACCCGATTCCGGGAGCGGCCGATGCTGTTCTATCTCTGAAACAGGACCGCATTCCGGTGCGCTTCTGTACCAACACCACCGTACTGTCCAACGAATCATTCCAGAAGAAGCTCAACGGTCTCGGTCTGCCGATCGAGCCTGGTGAGATATTCGGCGCGATCAGTGCCGCGCAGGCTTATCTGCGAGCGTTGGGGAGTCCTCGATGTTACATCCTTCTGACCGATGACCCAAAGCAGGATTTTGTCGAGTTTCCACAGGATGACCGGAATCCTGAAATCGTGCTAGTTGGCGATGTTTGCAAAGCCTGGTCATACGATTTGATGCATCGTGTGTTCCTTCAGATTATGAACGGCGCACGTCTGGTCGCTTTGCACAAGGGGCGATACTGGCAGACCGAGGAAGGCCTCCGGATGGACATTGGAGCTTTCGTGGCCGGGCTCGAATATGTGACCGGGCGGACCGCGACCATTATCGGGAAGCCCTCGGCCGAGTTTTTCCGTCTTGCCATCGCCGACATGGGGCTGCGACCGGAAGAGGTGGCGATGGTCGGCGACGACATCAACTCGGACATTGGCGGCGCTCAAGCAACTGGTATGCGCGGGATTCTTGTTCGCACCGGCAAGTATCGCCCCGAGCTGGTGGAGCGGTCTTCCATTACTCCCGACCTGATAATCGATTCCGTGGTCGACCTGCCGGGGCTGTTGGGGTAA
- a CDS encoding YebC/PmpR family DNA-binding transcriptional regulator translates to MSGHSKWATIKRKKGKLDAERGKVFTRHIKEITIAAREGGGDPDGNPRLRTAIAAAKASNMPADNIKRAVQKGTGELPGVVYESITYEGYGPGGVAIYMEALTDNKNRCVGEVRHALTKYGGNLGASGCVAWMFEKQGVITVDLDAIDEDTLMEVALSAGAEDIKTDGGAYEIITQPADIDTVRSAIEAKGIPMAEAEVTMNPKDTVKITEEKQASSLLKLYEMLEDLDDVQKIYANFDIPEEILEKLADE, encoded by the coding sequence ATGTCCGGTCATTCAAAATGGGCAACGATCAAACGCAAAAAAGGCAAGCTGGATGCCGAGCGGGGTAAGGTATTCACTCGGCATATTAAGGAAATCACCATCGCGGCGCGTGAGGGCGGTGGCGATCCTGACGGCAATCCCCGTCTGCGTACGGCAATCGCAGCGGCCAAAGCCTCGAACATGCCGGCCGACAATATCAAGCGAGCCGTTCAAAAAGGAACCGGCGAGCTTCCCGGGGTAGTCTATGAATCGATCACGTACGAGGGGTACGGGCCGGGCGGCGTCGCGATCTACATGGAAGCACTGACCGACAACAAAAACCGCTGCGTCGGTGAAGTGCGTCATGCGCTGACCAAGTACGGCGGTAATCTCGGCGCCAGCGGCTGTGTTGCCTGGATGTTCGAGAAACAGGGCGTTATTACCGTGGACCTGGATGCGATCGATGAAGACACTCTCATGGAAGTAGCTCTCTCGGCCGGGGCTGAGGATATCAAGACCGACGGCGGCGCTTACGAGATTATCACTCAACCCGCAGACATCGACACCGTGCGGTCGGCAATCGAGGCCAAAGGTATTCCGATGGCCGAAGCCGAGGTGACGATGAATCCCAAGGACACGGTCAAGATTACCGAGGAGAAACAGGCTTCGAGTCTGCTCAAGCTATACGAAATGCTTGAAGACCTCGACGATGTCCAGAAAATCTATGCCAACTTCGATATCCCCGAGGAGATTCTGGAGAAGCTGGCCGACGAATAG
- a CDS encoding squalene/phytoene synthase family protein, with amino-acid sequence MDKGVFASNDAQDLYYTKVLDNPNLDIAARFWERERYNAFRVCCRSMRYLDDLVDSYRVSDRYGNERIATAIDSELTAFLQGINGVVPADGQFHDLIEIMTRFALPLWPWSRLVQAKRHDIRHCSFPRFIDFLRYCEGAAVAPAAVFIHLCGVKFVDGN; translated from the coding sequence ATGGACAAAGGCGTTTTTGCTAGTAATGATGCTCAGGATCTGTATTATACCAAGGTTCTGGATAATCCCAACCTGGATATCGCCGCTAGGTTCTGGGAACGGGAGCGGTATAACGCATTCCGAGTCTGTTGTCGGTCGATGCGGTACCTGGATGATTTAGTCGATAGCTATCGAGTTTCCGATCGGTACGGCAATGAACGTATCGCTACGGCAATCGACTCCGAGTTAACTGCTTTCTTACAAGGCATCAACGGGGTGGTGCCGGCCGATGGGCAATTTCACGACCTGATAGAGATCATGACTCGTTTTGCCTTACCGCTCTGGCCCTGGTCTCGCTTGGTGCAGGCAAAGCGACATGATATAAGACATTGCAGCTTCCCCCGTTTCATAGATTTTCTTCGCTATTGCGAGGGCGCTGCGGTGGCTCCGGCGGCGGTTTTCATACACCTTTGTGGTGTTAAGTTCGTCGACGGCAACTAA
- a CDS encoding HIT family protein — MPSVFTHIINRRMKAKIYYETDEVIVIADHRPQAMVHLLIISKEEYRNFYEAPPEVLAMMNRTAKLIAEKLGITDHFRLIINNGFCQEIDHLHYHFLSNEGGEKLEYLEE; from the coding sequence ATGCCGTCAGTCTTTACTCATATCATAAACCGCCGGATGAAGGCTAAGATATACTATGAAACCGATGAGGTGATCGTTATTGCCGACCATCGACCTCAGGCAATGGTGCATTTGCTGATCATATCAAAGGAAGAATACCGCAACTTCTACGAAGCACCGCCGGAGGTCCTGGCCATGATGAATCGGACGGCCAAATTAATCGCCGAAAAGCTGGGGATTACCGATCATTTCAGGCTTATTATCAACAATGGCTTCTGCCAGGAAATCGACCATCTCCACTACCACTTTCTGTCAAATGAAGGCGGTGAAAAGTTGGAGTATCTGGAGGAATAA
- the rpsU gene encoding 30S ribosomal protein S21, whose protein sequence is MTGVRIRDDESFERALRRFNKFCEKAGILSDIKKHQHYEKPSEARKRKLAAARRKARRMKFRENH, encoded by the coding sequence TTGACCGGCGTTAGAATTCGTGACGATGAGTCATTTGAAAGGGCTCTTCGGCGATTCAACAAGTTCTGTGAAAAGGCTGGTATCCTGTCGGATATTAAGAAACATCAGCACTATGAGAAACCGTCCGAGGCCAGAAAGCGCAAGCTGGCGGCTGCTCGCCGCAAGGCTCGACGGATGAAGTTTAGAGAGAATCATTAA
- a CDS encoding GatB/YqeY domain-containing protein, giving the protein MSLLQKLDQDIIKALKAGEKQKLTVLRGLKSAVKYAQIDGKKELTDNDVIAVLGSQAKKIRDAMEQFAKGGREDLVNQSKFELEVIGGYLPEQMSEDELRKLIEEAIAETGADSPQKVGLVMKAVMPKLKGRADGKQVNKLAMEILAK; this is encoded by the coding sequence ATGTCTCTGTTACAGAAACTTGATCAAGACATAATAAAGGCCCTCAAGGCCGGTGAAAAGCAAAAGCTGACCGTCCTTCGGGGCCTTAAGTCTGCCGTAAAATACGCGCAGATCGACGGCAAGAAAGAGTTGACCGACAACGACGTAATAGCCGTACTCGGTTCACAGGCCAAGAAAATTCGCGACGCCATGGAGCAGTTTGCCAAAGGCGGTCGTGAGGACCTGGTGAATCAAAGCAAGTTTGAGTTGGAAGTGATCGGTGGTTATCTCCCGGAACAGATGTCCGAGGATGAACTGAGAAAGCTCATTGAAGAAGCCATCGCCGAAACCGGCGCCGATTCACCTCAAAAAGTCGGCCTGGTAATGAAAGCGGTCATGCCCAAGCTCAAAGGTCGCGCCGACGGTAAGCAGGTCAATAAGCTGGCCATGGAAATCCTTGCCAAGTGA
- a CDS encoding CvpA family protein, giving the protein MNWIDAVLIVVVLASVIIGSKKGLVRELMAFLVFFTAVVISVTYVDGFAVWVYDQLGGSPLISAFLSFAILLAASYAAFKLTGLLFYKIADIKDSGKRDQLGGALVGFLRGWVAIGFLTFLTFLLPMPEGYYTSFESSFFGPTVAKTIPLMFEGTSKLHPSKPSFMDQMEKTLLVSPENSNNSQDVEEHRVEVHHVLYLIDRFFNTGMNQS; this is encoded by the coding sequence ATGAATTGGATTGATGCCGTCTTGATAGTGGTTGTGTTGGCTTCCGTGATAATCGGTTCCAAGAAAGGACTGGTGCGGGAGTTAATGGCCTTTCTGGTGTTCTTCACCGCTGTGGTCATATCAGTTACCTACGTCGATGGCTTTGCTGTCTGGGTTTATGACCAGCTCGGCGGCTCTCCCCTGATTTCGGCCTTTCTCTCTTTCGCGATTCTCCTGGCTGCCAGCTATGCAGCTTTCAAACTGACCGGACTCCTGTTCTACAAAATCGCCGACATCAAAGACAGCGGCAAACGGGACCAACTGGGCGGGGCTTTGGTCGGATTCTTACGCGGTTGGGTGGCTATCGGCTTTCTGACCTTCCTGACCTTTCTCTTGCCGATGCCCGAAGGTTATTACACATCATTTGAGTCGAGCTTCTTTGGCCCGACCGTTGCCAAAACCATCCCCCTGATGTTTGAGGGTACTTCCAAACTGCATCCATCGAAACCGAGTTTTATGGATCAGATGGAAAAAACTCTGTTGGTATCACCGGAGAATTCGAACAACAGCCAGGACGTCGAGGAACACCGCGTCGAGGTTCATCATGTGCTCTATCTGATAGATCGCTTTTTTAACACCGGCATGAACCAGAGTTGA
- a CDS encoding endonuclease MutS2 has translation MIDPHTLKTLEFDKVITAIEGYCLTVYGHDPVRAIAPTTDRERTRNRLAEISQMMDVIRFEIAFPLYRIDDDCREVLRKSTVEGGFIDPPEMLAVLRLVNDSIRLHEYEPDERDKWPTIDNYLRGLRAFPELRDDINRAIDNDGTVKDNASPALRHIRIELANTRRKIMARLENILSTREKKTGWQDDVVTQRNSRYVIPVPSSRYDSNFGILHDRSQSGATFFVEPQETVEMNNRINLLMQEERMEIDRILRALTAEIGMRSQALIENTRLIGELDRIHASATLGVKIEAHSPQLTEEASVELINSRHPLLIIQLGDVKKVIPTSFTLGDDYQIVLVTGPNTGGKTITLKTIGLSVLMAMAGLPISADEKSRIGDFRQVHADIGDEQSIELSLSTFSSHITNIIHSLDDAGPRTLLLFDEIGAGTDPKEGSALAEAIINFGIEQQARIVATTHYSELKTMAMEHPEIENASLEFNRETLAPTYTLQMGIPGSSYAVEIARRLGMPTSICDRAGEILGESERSLTELIATLQEDLAQIRKDRQELSKRLAKANAQEQFYRMEMERIQKDVDNRKQNSLEETETFLRETRKEIERLVAELRDSQASKESVKKFHHALQKREKELGKVKRKENKQDSSSPGDFQPGDIVTILSLGKTGELEQLIGSDRARVKVGNIATTVELRNLKKEQSDASGKTPGSIPKLVSEDDRISPEIHLRGMTVEEAIESLERYLDRAVLAGLNQVYVVHGKGTGRLRRALTEFLRSHRDVASLRLGDWNEGGAGVTIVKLKE, from the coding sequence ATGATTGATCCGCATACGCTAAAAACTCTCGAGTTCGACAAGGTGATAACCGCTATCGAAGGTTATTGCCTGACTGTTTATGGACACGATCCGGTACGAGCTATCGCACCGACAACCGACCGCGAACGAACCCGGAATCGACTGGCCGAAATCTCACAGATGATGGATGTTATCAGGTTCGAGATAGCCTTTCCTCTTTATCGCATTGACGATGACTGCCGGGAGGTACTCAGGAAATCTACCGTTGAGGGCGGTTTCATAGATCCGCCGGAAATGCTGGCAGTGCTTCGTCTGGTCAATGATTCGATTCGTTTGCATGAATACGAACCTGACGAGCGTGACAAATGGCCGACCATAGATAATTATCTACGCGGACTGAGGGCATTTCCGGAACTTCGCGACGATATCAATCGGGCAATCGACAATGACGGTACGGTGAAAGATAATGCCTCCCCCGCTTTGCGACACATCCGGATCGAATTGGCCAATACACGGCGTAAGATCATGGCTCGCCTGGAAAACATCCTCTCCACCCGGGAGAAGAAAACCGGCTGGCAGGATGATGTCGTGACCCAGCGTAACAGCCGTTACGTGATCCCGGTCCCGTCGAGCCGCTACGACTCGAACTTCGGCATCCTTCACGACCGCAGTCAAAGCGGTGCGACCTTTTTCGTGGAACCTCAGGAAACGGTCGAGATGAACAACCGCATCAACCTGCTGATGCAGGAAGAGCGGATGGAAATAGATCGCATTCTCCGTGCCCTGACAGCCGAGATCGGCATGAGATCACAAGCACTTATCGAAAACACTCGCCTAATCGGCGAACTTGACCGGATCCATGCATCGGCCACTTTGGGAGTTAAAATCGAAGCTCATTCGCCGCAGTTAACCGAAGAAGCCTCGGTCGAATTGATCAACTCCCGGCATCCGCTCCTGATAATACAACTGGGTGATGTTAAAAAAGTAATCCCGACTAGTTTCACGCTGGGAGATGATTACCAGATCGTTCTGGTCACCGGTCCCAATACCGGCGGAAAAACCATTACGTTGAAAACCATCGGCTTGTCGGTGCTAATGGCCATGGCCGGATTGCCGATCTCTGCGGATGAGAAATCACGCATCGGTGATTTCCGCCAGGTACACGCCGACATCGGCGATGAACAATCCATCGAGCTGTCGCTTTCGACTTTTTCGTCACACATAACCAATATCATCCACAGCCTCGATGATGCCGGACCTCGCACCCTGCTGCTGTTCGATGAAATAGGCGCCGGCACCGATCCCAAGGAAGGCTCCGCATTGGCCGAGGCAATTATAAATTTCGGCATCGAGCAACAGGCGAGAATAGTTGCCACTACGCATTATTCCGAGCTGAAGACAATGGCGATGGAACACCCCGAGATCGAGAATGCCTCGCTTGAATTCAACCGCGAGACGCTTGCCCCGACCTATACGTTACAAATGGGCATTCCAGGTTCGTCATACGCGGTCGAGATTGCGCGAAGACTCGGTATGCCGACATCCATCTGTGACCGGGCCGGTGAAATTCTCGGCGAGAGTGAACGCTCGTTGACGGAGTTGATCGCCACCCTTCAGGAAGACCTGGCTCAAATTCGCAAAGATCGACAGGAGTTGTCCAAACGGCTGGCCAAAGCCAACGCCCAGGAACAATTCTATCGCATGGAGATGGAACGAATCCAGAAGGATGTCGATAATCGCAAGCAGAACTCACTCGAAGAAACCGAAACATTCCTGCGTGAAACACGCAAGGAGATCGAACGCCTCGTTGCCGAACTGCGGGATTCACAAGCCTCTAAAGAATCGGTCAAGAAATTCCACCATGCTCTCCAGAAACGCGAAAAAGAACTCGGCAAAGTCAAACGCAAAGAAAATAAACAGGATTCTTCCTCCCCCGGTGATTTCCAACCGGGTGATATCGTCACGATTCTGTCGCTGGGTAAAACCGGTGAGTTGGAACAGTTGATCGGTTCGGATCGAGCCCGCGTGAAGGTGGGCAATATCGCTACGACCGTCGAGCTGCGCAATCTGAAGAAAGAACAATCCGACGCCTCCGGCAAAACTCCGGGATCGATTCCGAAACTGGTAAGTGAAGACGACCGAATAAGCCCGGAGATTCATCTGCGCGGTATGACTGTTGAAGAGGCGATCGAAAGCCTTGAGCGTTATCTCGACCGCGCTGTCCTGGCGGGACTGAACCAGGTTTACGTTGTGCACGGTAAAGGCACCGGGAGGCTGCGCCGAGCTCTGACCGAGTTCCTCCGAAGTCATCGCGATGTC